The following are encoded in a window of Paenibacillus polymyxa genomic DNA:
- a CDS encoding methyl-accepting chemotaxis protein translates to MTKTKQTVPWWNRFLKQFYLMRTRLIISFLAVLLIPSALIGYFSYQGATTQLSQQMGGSVYTNLYLIRSNVNQYVAPIMKDLDVLTTEINSDSIGTNQEALQKKLDVIVKAHPELDAALLGNAKGQYIRSPKKQEADYDPRERKWYKNAMLEKGKVFVGVPVASVTTGNLVVNISGTLEDGEGAVALALNLDKMGESLQSVKIGERGGLIIVDSEYKVVSGTGTAFNKTGKKPADAIEGLPEVATTVENDTPSMSQIQFMNRDMLAFTLKDPLTGWSIVALSDLEDYSDAAQPILKQSLIVIVISILAAAIIIVLMVRSFLIPLRKLQAGTRIVRDGNLTERVNLSSKDEFGELAQNFDQMTHSLHTMVSEVNQTSSRLASSSLMIKESTEQTTESVQHVAETVMESAENAATSAEASEQTANAVEEMAKGVSTIAESASSIVDSAGQTEHDVAQGSQMISHVRTQMDRILEAVSQTASLMDELSQLSDDAKQMNTAIAAIAKQTNLLSLNASIEASRAGEAGRGFAVVAIEVRKLSEQSKESADSISQIITQMLDLIQRSTATMNGNVRNQVGEGLRISQDAEGAFTNIERSTSHIVEQIQSVSAAAEQISASTEEVSATVTHLASLSRNSADSSQTTSAAAQEQMAAMEEIASSSQELSNMAQDLQQLVKRFKI, encoded by the coding sequence ATGACTAAAACAAAACAAACAGTTCCGTGGTGGAACAGGTTTCTCAAACAGTTTTATTTAATGAGGACAAGATTAATAATATCTTTTTTGGCTGTGTTATTGATTCCGAGCGCACTTATCGGGTACTTTTCCTATCAGGGGGCTACAACACAACTCAGTCAGCAAATGGGCGGTTCCGTATACACGAATCTGTATTTGATCCGGAGCAATGTCAATCAGTATGTAGCACCTATTATGAAAGACCTGGACGTGCTTACCACTGAAATCAATTCTGATTCCATTGGTACCAACCAAGAGGCCCTTCAGAAGAAGTTGGATGTCATCGTCAAGGCTCATCCCGAGCTAGATGCCGCGCTTCTCGGTAATGCGAAAGGGCAATACATACGTTCGCCGAAAAAACAGGAGGCCGATTATGACCCCCGGGAGAGAAAATGGTACAAAAATGCGATGCTGGAAAAGGGCAAAGTATTCGTCGGTGTTCCAGTTGCCAGCGTCACGACAGGGAATTTAGTCGTTAATATATCGGGAACGCTGGAGGACGGTGAAGGAGCTGTTGCATTGGCTTTGAATCTGGACAAGATGGGTGAAAGTCTGCAGTCTGTTAAGATTGGTGAACGCGGAGGACTCATTATTGTTGATTCTGAATATAAAGTTGTATCTGGGACTGGAACAGCCTTTAACAAGACAGGCAAAAAACCGGCTGACGCCATAGAGGGACTTCCCGAAGTGGCGACAACCGTCGAAAATGATACTCCTTCCATGTCGCAAATTCAATTTATGAATCGAGATATGCTGGCCTTTACACTTAAGGACCCTCTCACCGGATGGAGCATTGTCGCACTGTCGGATCTGGAGGATTACAGTGATGCAGCCCAACCGATTCTGAAGCAAAGCCTGATTGTGATTGTCATTTCCATACTTGCCGCTGCGATCATCATTGTGCTTATGGTCCGCTCGTTCTTAATTCCGCTGCGCAAGCTGCAAGCAGGAACACGCATCGTCCGTGACGGAAATCTGACCGAACGTGTTAACCTATCCAGCAAGGATGAGTTCGGCGAACTGGCACAGAATTTTGACCAGATGACGCATTCCTTGCATACGATGGTTTCCGAGGTCAATCAAACGTCCTCCCGACTTGCTTCCTCTTCTCTGATGATCAAGGAAAGCACAGAACAAACGACGGAGTCCGTACAACACGTAGCGGAAACGGTTATGGAATCCGCAGAAAATGCAGCCACCAGCGCCGAGGCATCCGAGCAAACCGCTAATGCCGTTGAAGAAATGGCCAAGGGTGTCAGCACCATTGCCGAATCAGCAAGCTCCATCGTAGATTCAGCAGGACAAACCGAGCATGATGTAGCTCAAGGCAGTCAAATGATCAGCCATGTGCGGACACAAATGGACCGTATTCTGGAAGCTGTAAGCCAAACGGCTAGCCTGATGGATGAGCTATCCCAGCTCTCAGACGATGCGAAGCAGATGAATACAGCTATTGCCGCCATTGCCAAGCAAACCAATTTGTTGTCTCTGAACGCGTCTATTGAAGCTTCCAGAGCTGGCGAAGCCGGACGTGGATTTGCCGTAGTCGCTATAGAGGTACGCAAGCTGTCTGAGCAATCCAAGGAAAGTGCAGATTCCATCAGTCAGATCATTACTCAGATGCTCGATTTGATTCAACGCTCCACCGCTACCATGAACGGTAATGTTCGTAACCAGGTAGGTGAAGGATTACGTATTAGCCAAGATGCAGAAGGTGCATTTACGAATATTGAACGCTCTACCTCTCATATTGTGGAACAAATTCAAAGTGTGTCGGCTGCGGCTGAACAAATCTCAGCCAGTACAGAGGAAGTTTCGGCTACTGTCACCCATTTGGCAAGTCTGTCTCGCAATTCGGCGGACAGTTCGCAGACAACCTCTGCTGCCGCTCAGGAGCAAATGGCGGCCATGGAGGAAATCGCATCTTCGTCTCAGGAGTTGTCCAACATGGCGCAGGATTTGCAACAGCTGGTTAAGCGATTTAAGATTTAA
- a CDS encoding carboxylesterase/lipase family protein yields the protein MESITVHTRLGQLRGETGNGYHVWKGIPYAQPPVGKLRFHAPQPLESWEGVRAATSFGPICPQPMPSAESMTGNLVEPPEQSEDCLYLNIWTPASKAPEKGRPVMVWIHGGAFVTGSGIIPLYDGARMAKNGDVVVVTINYRLGPLGFLHLTPKGDGLTSNAGLLDQIAALEWVRDHISAFGGNPDEVTVFGESAGAMSIAALLAMPAAEGLFQRAILQSGASQVLPTSQAEQVTAVYLQQLGVDTQHPERLFTLPTDALMLAMAKTHEVIGPGMAMIYQPVVDGVTLPDEPLSAIAQGSAKQVSVLIGTNLHEGAYFIRKESHLMNKSTASQALEMMTGMSDIGDLIEPFPVTIEGQAQMLTDLFFWRPALALAVAQSAHAPVWMYRFDWTLPGHPTFGQAVHGAEIAFVFDNLELLGKLGLEIQPSMQKLAQAMQQAWVAFARDGKPVLSEEAWPMYDREERTTAIFHQDIKMEHDPEGDRRRQLTGQMTL from the coding sequence ATGGAGAGTATTACAGTACATACTCGTTTAGGTCAATTACGTGGGGAAACGGGGAATGGATATCATGTATGGAAAGGTATCCCATATGCACAGCCTCCTGTTGGAAAACTACGTTTTCACGCGCCCCAGCCTTTGGAGTCTTGGGAGGGTGTACGGGCTGCGACGAGTTTTGGGCCAATCTGTCCGCAACCTATGCCATCCGCTGAAAGTATGACTGGAAATCTGGTGGAACCGCCTGAGCAGTCAGAGGATTGCTTATACCTGAACATTTGGACACCTGCTTCGAAGGCTCCTGAGAAGGGACGTCCGGTGATGGTGTGGATTCATGGCGGTGCCTTTGTCACGGGGTCCGGGATTATACCTTTATATGACGGGGCACGGATGGCGAAGAATGGCGATGTTGTGGTTGTTACGATCAATTATCGATTGGGGCCGTTAGGATTTTTGCATCTGACTCCAAAGGGAGATGGCCTGACCTCTAATGCGGGACTGCTGGATCAGATCGCTGCGCTGGAATGGGTTAGGGATCACATCTCTGCCTTTGGCGGTAACCCGGACGAAGTAACGGTGTTCGGTGAATCGGCAGGCGCGATGAGTATTGCCGCTTTATTGGCGATGCCAGCCGCTGAGGGACTGTTCCAGCGTGCGATTTTGCAGAGCGGTGCGTCGCAGGTATTGCCAACTTCACAGGCCGAACAAGTGACGGCTGTGTATCTGCAGCAGCTGGGTGTGGACACTCAGCATCCAGAACGGTTGTTTACGCTGCCGACAGATGCGCTGATGCTAGCTATGGCGAAGACGCATGAAGTCATCGGACCAGGGATGGCGATGATCTATCAACCCGTCGTGGACGGTGTGACCTTGCCAGATGAACCGCTGTCTGCAATCGCGCAAGGTTCAGCAAAGCAGGTATCCGTTTTGATTGGAACGAACTTGCATGAGGGGGCCTATTTCATCCGAAAAGAATCCCATCTAATGAACAAGTCAACAGCGAGTCAGGCATTGGAAATGATGACGGGCATGTCAGACATCGGCGACCTGATAGAACCATTTCCTGTTACGATTGAGGGACAGGCACAAATGTTGACTGATCTATTTTTTTGGCGTCCTGCATTGGCTCTTGCTGTTGCGCAGTCGGCGCATGCGCCTGTATGGATGTATCGTTTTGATTGGACATTGCCGGGGCATCCTACCTTTGGACAAGCGGTTCACGGTGCCGAAATTGCGTTTGTTTTCGATAATCTGGAGCTGCTAGGTAAGCTTGGATTAGAGATTCAACCGTCGATGCAGAAGCTCGCTCAAGCTATGCAGCAGGCATGGGTTGCTTTTGCACGTGATGGGAAGCCTGTGCTGTCCGAGGAGGCTTGGCCGATGTACGACAGGGAAGAGCGGACTACAGCTATTTTCCATCAGGATATTAAAATGGAGCATGACCCCGAAGGAGATAGACGCCGTCAGTTAACCGGTCAGATGACCCTATAA
- a CDS encoding GbsR/MarR family transcriptional regulator: protein MSLYQLGDEQQASLQKIRKRVIEAIGKNMDLYGITLSAGHLYGLLFFADKPMTLDEMGREMEMSKTSMSTGVRTLLDLKMVNKVWSKGSRKDLYEVEYDWHQTFTDFFAIKWRKAVETNLLVLRKAIDELDRLMNQGEEYEEFKAILQQDRMKMKQAVAYYKWLDRLIDSMESEEIYKLIPKEEVRD from the coding sequence ATGAGCTTGTACCAGTTAGGTGATGAGCAGCAGGCTTCGCTGCAAAAAATTCGCAAACGTGTTATAGAAGCTATAGGTAAAAACATGGACCTGTATGGGATCACTTTGTCTGCGGGGCATTTATACGGTTTGCTTTTCTTTGCGGATAAACCGATGACGCTGGACGAGATGGGCCGTGAAATGGAAATGAGCAAAACGAGCATGAGTACAGGAGTTCGAACATTATTGGATCTGAAAATGGTAAATAAGGTTTGGAGCAAGGGCTCACGCAAAGACTTGTATGAAGTCGAATATGACTGGCATCAAACCTTCACTGATTTCTTCGCTATTAAATGGAGAAAAGCGGTAGAAACAAATTTACTGGTGTTGCGCAAAGCCATTGATGAGCTGGACAGATTGATGAATCAGGGTGAAGAGTACGAGGAATTTAAGGCGATTCTTCAGCAAGATCGTATGAAAATGAAGCAGGCCGTCGCTTATTACAAGTGGCTAGACCGACTAATTGACTCTATGGAAAGCGAAGAAATTTATAAGCTGATTCCCAAAGAAGAAGTTCGGGATTAA